In a genomic window of Halalkalicoccus sp. CG83:
- a CDS encoding pyridoxal phosphate-dependent aminotransferase → MTTGRPRITERVAASERSAIRVMFDMAEAHDGDLVRLEVGEPDFDTPEHVVRAAFEAARAGETHYTSNAGLPALREAIADADEAVVPDGVTVTTGGMEALHLAMLTVVDPGSEVVIPAPAWPNYRTQTRLADGVPVEVPLPEERGFALDPDPMIEAMGGDTAAVVLTNPSNPTGRVFDPEAIREVAAAATEHGAYVIADEVYRGLVYEGADRAIASYVDDPDSVLTVDSCSKRYAMTGWRVGWLAGHPDLISEVNKIHESTTACASSVAQHAAIAAITGPQERTRAMYEAFAERREYVVERIDAMPVVSSAPPEGAFYAFLDVRALPGDTLSIAKRLLREHGVVTAPGNGFGDPGAGYLRVSFANGLDRLEAGFDGIEAMVREEAT, encoded by the coding sequence ATGACCACTGGACGGCCGCGGATCACCGAGCGTGTCGCCGCCTCGGAACGATCGGCGATCCGCGTGATGTTCGACATGGCGGAGGCCCACGACGGCGACCTCGTCAGGCTCGAGGTAGGCGAACCGGACTTCGACACGCCCGAGCACGTCGTCAGGGCGGCGTTCGAGGCCGCCCGCGCGGGCGAGACGCACTACACCTCGAACGCGGGGCTGCCGGCGCTTCGCGAGGCGATCGCCGACGCGGACGAGGCGGTCGTTCCCGACGGAGTGACGGTCACGACCGGCGGGATGGAGGCACTCCACCTCGCGATGCTGACCGTCGTCGATCCCGGCTCGGAGGTGGTGATCCCCGCGCCCGCCTGGCCCAACTACCGGACCCAGACGCGGCTCGCGGACGGCGTGCCGGTTGAGGTCCCGCTGCCCGAGGAACGAGGGTTCGCGCTCGATCCCGACCCGATGATCGAGGCGATGGGCGGGGACACCGCGGCGGTCGTCCTGACGAACCCCTCGAATCCCACTGGTAGAGTGTTCGACCCCGAGGCGATCCGCGAGGTGGCCGCGGCGGCAACGGAGCACGGCGCCTACGTGATCGCGGACGAGGTCTATCGCGGGCTGGTCTACGAGGGAGCGGATCGCGCGATCGCGAGCTACGTCGATGACCCCGACTCCGTCCTCACGGTCGACTCCTGTTCGAAGCGCTACGCGATGACCGGCTGGCGGGTCGGCTGGCTCGCCGGCCACCCCGACCTGATAAGCGAGGTGAACAAGATCCACGAGAGCACGACCGCCTGTGCCTCGAGCGTCGCCCAGCACGCCGCGATCGCCGCCATCACCGGCCCACAGGAGCGGACGAGGGCGATGTACGAGGCGTTCGCGGAACGCCGCGAGTACGTCGTCGAGCGGATCGACGCCATGCCGGTCGTCTCATCGGCCCCGCCGGAGGGGGCGTTCTACGCGTTTCTCGACGTCCGGGCCCTGCCGGGCGACACCCTCTCGATCGCGAAACGCCTGCTCCGCGAGCACGGCGTCGTCACCGCGCCCGGGAACGGGTTCGGCGATCCCGGCGCGGGCTACCTCCGCGTGAGCTTCGCGAACGGGCTCGACCGGCTCGAGGCGGGCTTCGACGGGATCGAGGCGATGGTCCGCGAGGAGGCGACGTAG
- a CDS encoding amidohydrolase family protein: MDLAITNALVLTLDESRRGLGIIDDGAVGVTRGEIAFVGPTTELDGTSADRVIDATGAAVLPGLVESEPATVPRLRRSGSSTTAGCSTNG, translated from the coding sequence GTGGACCTCGCGATCACGAACGCGCTCGTGTTGACGCTCGACGAGAGCCGACGAGGGCTCGGCATCATCGACGACGGCGCGGTCGGCGTGACTCGCGGCGAGATCGCGTTCGTCGGTCCGACCACTGAACTCGACGGGACGAGCGCCGATCGGGTGATCGATGCCACCGGCGCGGCGGTCCTCCCGGGACTCGTCGAATCCGAGCCCGCTACGGTTCCGAGGCTTCGACGGTCGGGGTCCTCGACGACCGCGGGCTGCTCGACGAACGGCTGA
- a CDS encoding amidohydrolase family protein → MLDERLIAVHCHGATPEERARIADRGARVIGCPSSIAAIDGIVGPITEFLEEGTTVGLGTDQAPGSGGHEMLRELRTASLLSKTDRGDPTSLPAWKALDLGTVGGARALGLADRVGTIEVGKRANLAVFPLDTPSVASAVGEPLHTAVPNLVYGGARAETVLVDGQPVFLDGKFTALDGRAILEEANERARALFGRASEDWRKAGSKLVSDVEAGWL, encoded by the coding sequence CTGCTCGACGAACGGCTGATCGCCGTCCACTGTCATGGCGCGACCCCCGAGGAGCGAGCGCGGATCGCCGACCGCGGTGCACGGGTGATCGGCTGTCCGAGCTCGATCGCGGCGATCGACGGGATCGTCGGCCCAATTACGGAGTTCCTCGAGGAGGGAACGACGGTCGGACTGGGCACCGATCAGGCGCCGGGATCCGGCGGCCACGAGATGCTCCGCGAGCTTCGGACCGCGAGCCTGCTCTCGAAGACCGACCGCGGCGATCCGACGAGCCTGCCGGCGTGGAAGGCGCTCGATCTCGGCACCGTCGGCGGGGCGCGGGCGCTCGGGCTCGCCGACCGAGTGGGAACGATCGAGGTCGGAAAACGCGCGAATCTCGCGGTGTTCCCGCTCGATACGCCGTCGGTCGCATCCGCCGTCGGCGAGCCGCTTCACACGGCCGTCCCGAACCTCGTCTACGGCGGTGCGCGCGCCGAGACCGTCCTCGTCGACGGCCAGCCGGTGTTTCTCGACGGGAAGTTCACCGCCCTCGACGGCCGGGCGATCCTCGAGGAGGCGAACGAGCGCGCCCGGGCCCTCTTCGGGCGTGCGAGCGAGGACTGGCGCAAAGCGGGTTCGAAGCTCGTCTCGGACGTCGAGGCGGGCTGGCTCTAG
- a CDS encoding CPBP family intramembrane glutamic endopeptidase, which produces MASPTTGAGPVAHAKTLAVVLLIGVAGFTVGSLFTAIGIGVLSAVGIAVTERPTVLIAVSVVTVQGLGFGSVALFYLSTREEGLGLLMVDLPDLRDLIWIVSGLIGLFVALIGISLLQTTFGIESAQHTLLERGVQTPELLLVMVPLSILLVGPGEELLFRGIIQQLLRLRFGVPIGITIASVIFAVAHVGSLTGEGLVATIATYVVLSLILGVSYEYSENLVVPATIHGLFNAIQFLALYWSITSGNVPIVLVF; this is translated from the coding sequence ATGGCCTCTCCAACCACGGGCGCCGGCCCGGTCGCACACGCCAAGACGCTCGCGGTCGTGCTGCTGATCGGGGTCGCCGGCTTCACCGTCGGTTCGCTGTTCACCGCCATCGGGATCGGCGTCCTCTCGGCGGTCGGCATCGCGGTCACCGAGCGTCCGACCGTGCTGATCGCCGTCAGCGTCGTCACGGTCCAGGGACTCGGCTTCGGCTCGGTCGCGCTGTTCTACCTCTCGACGCGCGAGGAGGGACTCGGACTGCTGATGGTCGACCTACCGGATCTGCGCGACCTGATCTGGATCGTTTCGGGGCTGATCGGGCTGTTCGTCGCGCTCATCGGAATCAGCCTCCTGCAGACGACGTTCGGCATCGAGTCCGCACAGCACACGCTGCTCGAGCGCGGCGTGCAGACTCCCGAGCTCCTGTTGGTGATGGTGCCGCTCTCGATCCTGCTGGTCGGTCCCGGCGAGGAGCTGCTCTTCCGGGGCATCATCCAGCAGCTCCTCCGACTCCGCTTCGGCGTACCGATCGGCATCACCATCGCCAGCGTCATTTTCGCCGTCGCCCACGTCGGCTCGCTCACCGGCGAGGGGCTGGTCGCGACGATCGCGACGTACGTCGTTCTCAGCCTCATCCTCGGGGTGAGCTACGAGTACAGCGAGAACCTCGTCGTCCCGGCGACCATCCACGGACTGTTCAACGCCATCCAGTTCCTCGCGCTCTACTGGTCGATCACGTCAGGAAACGTCCCGATCGTGCTCGTGTTCTAG
- a CDS encoding DUF5785 family protein: MDWPHDPDGEEGSEGMRKYGMAILAKKLDEEEDFPLSFEEFAAEYGEDPIRINYRTVVPAREILESVAVEEVEDIVEFHRAVGKAMREGGFWDYHPVGASPERKSA; encoded by the coding sequence ATGGACTGGCCGCACGACCCGGACGGCGAGGAGGGCAGCGAGGGAATGCGCAAGTACGGCATGGCGATTCTCGCGAAGAAGCTCGACGAGGAGGAGGACTTCCCCCTCTCGTTCGAGGAGTTCGCAGCCGAGTACGGCGAGGACCCGATCCGGATCAACTACCGGACGGTCGTCCCCGCTCGCGAGATCCTCGAATCGGTCGCGGTCGAGGAGGTCGAGGACATCGTCGAGTTCCACCGGGCGGTCGGCAAGGCGATGCGCGAGGGCGGCTTCTGGGACTACCACCCGGTCGGCGCGAGCCCCGAGCGGAAGTCGGCTTAA
- the udk gene encoding uridine kinase, with protein MTIPSFVIGIAGGTGAGKTTVAHEVTDGFDGAVTHVPLDNYYEDTDLSFEERESINYDHPSAFEWGLIRTQLEGLLEGRAVEMPQYDFAEHARTDERVRVEPTDVIVVEGIFALYDEVINEMLDLKLYVETDADVRILRRIRRDVLERGRSLEGVMEQYLSTVKPMHEQFVEPTKKHADLVIPEGANAVAIELLESAIDDARRGRREPGSFDADARSPSLLEYDGD; from the coding sequence ATGACCATTCCCTCGTTCGTGATCGGGATCGCCGGGGGTACCGGCGCGGGGAAGACCACCGTCGCCCACGAGGTGACCGACGGCTTCGACGGGGCCGTTACCCACGTCCCGCTCGACAACTACTACGAGGACACGGACCTCTCGTTCGAGGAACGCGAGTCGATCAACTACGACCACCCCTCGGCGTTCGAGTGGGGACTGATCCGGACCCAGCTCGAAGGTCTGCTCGAGGGTCGGGCGGTCGAGATGCCCCAGTACGACTTCGCCGAGCACGCCCGGACCGACGAGCGGGTCCGCGTCGAGCCGACCGACGTGATCGTCGTCGAGGGGATCTTCGCGCTGTACGACGAGGTGATAAACGAGATGCTCGATCTCAAGCTCTACGTCGAGACCGACGCCGACGTACGGATCCTCCGGCGGATCCGCCGCGACGTGCTCGAACGCGGGCGCAGCCTCGAGGGAGTGATGGAGCAGTACCTCTCGACGGTCAAACCGATGCACGAGCAGTTCGTCGAGCCGACGAAGAAGCACGCCGACCTCGTGATCCCGGAGGGGGCGAACGCGGTCGCGATCGAACTGCTCGAGTCGGCCATCGACGACGCCCGCCGCGGACGTCGTGAACCCGGATCGTTCGACGCGGACGCCCGATCGCCGTCGCTTCTCGAGTACGACGGTGATTAA
- a CDS encoding CBS domain-containing protein, which produces MVEDRTVREAMTTAYVGVSESDTIGDVVDVMFDDGVAGVVVLRGQNPVGTVTERDLLRAAATGALPLEAGIASVMSGPGPSIDVETPLAEAASTLSTENERQLLVTNGDGDGLVGILTAQDVIAAAASSFSSPDPEPETTPMAMDERPERPEYTTQSVCEVCGSLMPELETVDGQAVCSDCRAV; this is translated from the coding sequence ATGGTCGAGGATCGCACAGTGAGGGAAGCGATGACCACGGCATACGTGGGAGTGAGCGAATCGGATACGATCGGTGACGTGGTCGACGTCATGTTCGACGACGGGGTCGCGGGGGTGGTCGTTCTCCGTGGACAGAACCCCGTCGGCACCGTCACCGAGCGCGACCTGCTGCGGGCGGCCGCGACGGGAGCGCTCCCGCTCGAGGCGGGGATCGCCTCCGTGATGTCGGGACCGGGTCCGAGCATCGACGTCGAGACGCCGCTCGCGGAGGCCGCGAGCACGCTCTCGACGGAGAACGAACGACAGCTGCTCGTCACGAACGGGGACGGCGACGGGCTGGTCGGTATCCTGACCGCACAGGACGTCATCGCCGCCGCCGCCTCCTCGTTCTCCTCGCCCGATCCCGAGCCCGAGACGACGCCGATGGCGATGGACGAACGACCCGAACGACCCGAGTACACGACCCAGAGCGTCTGTGAGGTGTGTGGGTCGCTGATGCCCGAACTCGAGACGGTCGACGGACAGGCCGTCTGCAGCGACTGTCGTGCGGTCTGA
- a CDS encoding GNAT family N-acetyltransferase — translation MDPETAIEPATLEEVSTIADCWVALASDQRTHGSHLAAAANRERILDSIAHHVAEGTLLVAWADVDEGGDRDGDERASESESEIVGFVMFSIEQRLYAVSTTRGIVHNLYVVPERRGEGIGSELLSAAESELAGRGAERISLEALVGNDEARRFYEAQGYTPHRIEFEKRAETDNTT, via the coding sequence ATGGACCCCGAGACGGCGATCGAACCGGCGACGCTCGAGGAGGTCTCGACGATCGCGGACTGCTGGGTGGCGCTCGCGAGCGACCAGCGCACCCACGGCTCACATCTGGCCGCGGCGGCGAACCGCGAGCGGATCCTCGACTCGATCGCCCACCACGTCGCGGAGGGAACGCTGTTGGTCGCGTGGGCGGACGTCGATGAGGGCGGGGATCGCGACGGAGACGAGCGGGCGAGCGAGAGCGAGTCGGAGATCGTCGGCTTCGTCATGTTCTCGATCGAACAGCGCCTCTACGCCGTCTCGACGACTCGAGGAATCGTCCACAACCTCTACGTGGTCCCCGAGCGCCGCGGCGAGGGGATCGGCTCCGAGCTGCTCTCGGCAGCCGAGAGCGAACTCGCCGGGCGCGGCGCCGAACGGATCAGCCTCGAGGCGCTGGTCGGCAACGACGAGGCGCGTCGCTTCTACGAGGCGCAGGGCTACACACCCCACCGGATCGAGTTCGAGAAACGAGCCGAAACGGATAACACGACGTAA
- a CDS encoding 2-oxo acid dehydrogenase subunit E2 — MDRAGVISVPENSDDDGPAPRTVVDERSLSPMRRTIANRLQESYQNAVHVTVSREVDAEAVVTVADTTDDVSVMDVLLAALSETLETHPSFNATFEDGTHRLYEEHNVGVAVDIDAGLVAPVIADIGSKSLNEIATERRRLTDRVQRGEYEMRDLRGGTITVSNLGPLGVDSFTPVINPPEVAILGVGRIVERARPDDGDVEFRRRLTLDLSFDHRVVDGADAARFLGTLADHVESADQSVGDDA; from the coding sequence GTGGATCGAGCCGGGGTGATTTCCGTGCCGGAGAACAGCGACGACGATGGCCCTGCGCCACGGACGGTCGTCGACGAGCGATCCCTGAGTCCGATGCGCAGGACCATCGCGAACCGCCTCCAGGAGAGCTATCAGAACGCGGTCCACGTGACGGTGAGTCGCGAGGTGGACGCGGAAGCAGTGGTGACCGTGGCCGATACCACCGACGACGTCTCGGTCATGGACGTCCTGCTCGCTGCGCTCTCGGAGACGCTCGAGACCCACCCGTCGTTCAACGCGACGTTCGAGGACGGTACACACCGGTTGTACGAGGAACACAACGTCGGCGTCGCCGTCGACATCGATGCCGGCCTCGTCGCACCCGTGATCGCGGACATCGGCTCGAAATCACTGAACGAGATCGCGACCGAGCGCCGTCGTCTGACCGACCGCGTCCAGCGTGGCGAGTACGAGATGCGCGATCTCCGAGGCGGCACGATCACCGTCTCGAACCTGGGTCCCCTCGGCGTCGACTCGTTCACCCCGGTCATCAACCCGCCCGAGGTGGCGATCCTCGGGGTCGGCCGGATCGTCGAACGTGCCCGACCCGACGACGGCGACGTCGAGTTTCGTCGACGACTGACGCTCGACCTGAGCTTCGATCATCGGGTCGTCGACGGGGCCGACGCCGCCCGTTTCCTCGGGACCCTCGCCGACCACGTCGAGAGTGCCGACCAGTCCGTCGGCGATGACGCGTGA
- a CDS encoding lipoyl domain-containing protein: MSENTDRVAIAADGDWTADVDAEEGVVVNWFVGEGSAVEEGDSLCEIQVEKVSVDMEAPTDGTLDEIAHDEGDEFTIGDTLAWIEPG, encoded by the coding sequence ATGAGCGAGAACACCGACCGCGTCGCCATCGCCGCCGACGGGGACTGGACGGCCGACGTCGACGCCGAGGAGGGAGTCGTCGTGAACTGGTTCGTCGGCGAAGGTAGCGCCGTCGAAGAGGGTGACAGCCTCTGTGAGATACAGGTCGAGAAGGTCAGCGTCGACATGGAGGCACCTACCGACGGCACGCTGGACGAGATCGCTCACGACGAGGGTGACGAGTTCACGATCGGTGATACGCTCGCGTGGATCGAGCCGGGGTGA
- a CDS encoding alpha-ketoacid dehydrogenase subunit beta — translation MAQEERDRRVVERELTMSRAMVEAIAHEMREDEEVFYMGEDVADYGGIFDSTEGLLDEFGYDRVMDVPISETAYLGAAVGAAQAGMRPIAELMFVDFFGVAMDQIYNNMAKNTYMSGGSVNVPMVLTAAVGGTYNDAGQHSQTLYGTFAHLPGMKVVVPSTAYDAKGLMHNAIRDDDPVVYLFHKRLMGIGWMPAPGGPKTPVPKTDYTIPFGSADVKREGSDVTVVTLGLHVHRALEAAESLADDGVDAEVIDLRTLVPLDTETVVDSVRKTGNLVVVDEDYRSFGVTGEIVASVADEALENLDAVERVALPDVPIPYARSMENEVIPDVQDIEDAIQATR, via the coding sequence ATGGCACAAGAGGAACGGGACCGACGGGTGGTCGAGCGTGAACTGACGATGAGCCGGGCGATGGTCGAGGCGATCGCCCACGAGATGCGCGAGGACGAGGAGGTGTTCTACATGGGCGAGGACGTCGCCGACTACGGCGGCATCTTCGACAGCACCGAGGGACTGCTCGACGAGTTCGGCTACGATCGGGTGATGGACGTCCCGATCAGCGAGACCGCGTACCTCGGCGCGGCCGTCGGCGCCGCACAGGCGGGGATGCGCCCCATCGCGGAGCTGATGTTCGTCGACTTCTTCGGCGTCGCGATGGACCAGATCTACAACAACATGGCGAAGAACACCTACATGAGCGGGGGATCGGTGAACGTCCCGATGGTGCTCACCGCCGCCGTCGGCGGCACGTACAACGACGCCGGCCAGCACTCACAGACCCTCTACGGAACCTTCGCCCACCTCCCCGGCATGAAGGTCGTCGTCCCGTCGACGGCCTACGACGCCAAGGGACTGATGCACAACGCCATCCGCGACGACGACCCCGTCGTCTATCTGTTCCACAAGCGCCTGATGGGCATCGGCTGGATGCCCGCACCCGGCGGACCGAAAACGCCGGTTCCCAAAACGGACTACACGATCCCGTTCGGGAGCGCCGACGTCAAGCGAGAGGGTTCCGACGTCACCGTCGTCACGCTCGGGCTTCACGTCCACCGGGCGCTCGAGGCCGCCGAGTCGTTGGCCGACGACGGCGTCGACGCCGAGGTGATCGATCTGCGTACGCTCGTACCGTTGGACACGGAGACGGTCGTCGACTCGGTCCGGAAGACCGGCAATCTGGTCGTCGTGGACGAGGACTACCGGTCGTTCGGCGTCACGGGCGAGATCGTCGCCAGCGTCGCCGACGAAGCGCTCGAGAATCTGGACGCCGTCGAGCGGGTCGCCCTTCCCGACGTCCCGATCCCGTACGCCCGGTCCATGGAGAACGAGGTCATCCCGGACGTTCAGGACATCGAGGACGCCATCCAGGCCACTCGATAG
- a CDS encoding thiamine pyrophosphate-dependent dehydrogenase E1 component subunit alpha, with protein sequence MYEDMVTARYYEERLQEEYLEGKQPAFDISAGPIPGELHLAAGQEAAAVGVCHHLEDEDTVTAPHRPHHVAIAKGIDLKRTTAEIFGRETGLSKGKGGHMHLFDPEINFAGSGIIAQGCPPAAGAGLAAKKRNEDSVAVAFLGEGAISQGAFLESLNFAAVHDLPVVFVIEDNDWAISMPKERVSDVRDGSKRAGGFDMPGVRVDYDDAVAIYEAAGDAIGRARDQNGPTLMEVQVHRRMGHFMGDPEAYRPTENQEAAAARDSIERLVEDMEAYGIEGETLDELRTKAQERVDEAIEWAKDQPRPDPEDAYEDVFVNPPSGATDSEPEFELAGGDD encoded by the coding sequence ATGTACGAGGACATGGTGACCGCGCGGTACTACGAGGAGCGCCTCCAGGAGGAGTACCTCGAGGGCAAACAGCCCGCGTTCGACATCTCGGCGGGGCCGATTCCCGGAGAGCTCCACCTCGCCGCGGGGCAGGAGGCCGCCGCCGTCGGCGTCTGCCATCATCTCGAGGACGAGGACACCGTCACCGCACCGCATCGACCACACCACGTCGCCATCGCGAAAGGGATCGATCTGAAACGAACGACAGCGGAGATCTTCGGCCGCGAGACCGGTCTGAGCAAGGGGAAGGGAGGCCACATGCACCTGTTCGACCCGGAGATCAACTTCGCCGGGAGCGGCATCATCGCCCAGGGGTGTCCGCCCGCCGCCGGCGCCGGTCTCGCCGCCAAGAAACGCAACGAGGACAGCGTCGCCGTCGCGTTCCTCGGCGAGGGCGCCATCAGCCAGGGCGCGTTCCTGGAGTCGCTGAACTTCGCCGCCGTCCACGACCTGCCGGTCGTGTTCGTCATCGAGGACAACGACTGGGCGATCAGCATGCCCAAAGAGCGGGTGAGCGACGTTCGGGACGGTTCGAAGCGGGCCGGCGGGTTCGACATGCCCGGCGTCCGCGTCGACTACGACGACGCCGTGGCCATCTACGAGGCCGCCGGGGACGCGATCGGCCGCGCCCGCGATCAGAACGGCCCGACGCTCATGGAGGTGCAAGTCCACCGGCGGATGGGCCACTTCATGGGCGATCCGGAGGCGTATCGACCCACGGAGAACCAGGAGGCGGCGGCGGCGCGCGATTCGATCGAACGCCTCGTCGAGGACATGGAGGCGTACGGTATCGAAGGGGAGACGCTCGACGAACTCCGGACGAAGGCCCAGGAGCGCGTCGACGAGGCCATCGAGTGGGCCAAGGACCAGCCACGGCCCGATCCGGAGGACGCGTACGAGGACGTGTTCGTGAACCCGCCGTCGGGCGCGACGGACAGCGAACCGGAGTTCGAACTCGCGGGAGGTGACGACTGA
- a CDS encoding MBL fold metallo-hydrolase RNA specificity domain-containing protein translates to MRRVRLGDGVRFDLTNGKTVVCDGERTGDGVRVLSHAHGDHLYRDDPGAVICSDLTAALARARREETPLERRTHPAVELFDAGHVPGSSATRITDPDGTRYLYTGDLSIRDRFYLEGFEPVDADVLVIEATYGEPAYVLPPQETVEREIVEWLDGTYDRPVLAFGYTLGRAQELQLLANRSSRERLFVTQATARINAVIEEHCDVEFGARRYREGTELGAGDVLVLPTQTNKLSFVDALVREREAIKAGFSGWAIDDAFKYRGDYHATFPLSDHCDFAELLEVVRTVDPEVVYTQHGSAEALATHLTREEGYEAYPLVRNQRSLGDF, encoded by the coding sequence ATGCGCCGGGTTCGTCTCGGCGACGGCGTCCGGTTCGACCTCACGAACGGCAAGACCGTCGTCTGTGACGGCGAACGTACCGGCGACGGGGTTCGCGTCCTGAGCCACGCACACGGCGATCACCTCTACCGGGACGACCCCGGCGCCGTGATCTGTTCCGACCTGACGGCGGCGCTCGCCCGCGCCCGGCGCGAGGAGACGCCGCTCGAGCGCCGGACGCACCCCGCAGTGGAGCTCTTCGACGCCGGACACGTCCCCGGGTCGAGCGCCACGCGGATCACGGACCCCGACGGGACCCGGTATCTCTACACCGGCGACCTCTCGATCCGCGATCGCTTCTACCTCGAGGGATTCGAGCCGGTCGACGCGGACGTGCTCGTGATCGAGGCGACCTACGGCGAGCCGGCGTACGTGCTTCCGCCCCAGGAGACGGTCGAACGGGAGATCGTCGAGTGGCTGGACGGGACGTACGACCGGCCGGTGCTCGCCTTCGGCTACACGCTGGGTCGAGCCCAGGAGCTCCAGTTGCTCGCGAACCGGTCCTCACGGGAACGGCTGTTCGTGACGCAGGCGACCGCCAGGATCAACGCGGTGATCGAGGAGCACTGCGACGTCGAGTTCGGAGCCCGGCGGTATCGCGAGGGGACGGAGCTCGGCGCCGGAGACGTCCTCGTCCTACCGACGCAGACGAACAAGCTCTCGTTCGTCGACGCGCTCGTCCGCGAACGGGAGGCGATCAAGGCGGGGTTCTCGGGGTGGGCGATCGACGACGCGTTCAAATACCGTGGGGACTACCACGCGACGTTCCCCCTCTCGGACCACTGCGATTTCGCCGAACTGCTGGAGGTGGTTCGCACCGTCGACCCCGAGGTCGTCTACACCCAGCACGGCTCCGCCGAGGCGCTCGCGACGCATCTCACGCGCGAGGAGGGCTACGAGGCCTACCCCCTGGTTCGCAACCAGCGCTCGCTCGGCGACTTCTGA